Proteins from a single region of Xyrauchen texanus isolate HMW12.3.18 chromosome 7, RBS_HiC_50CHRs, whole genome shotgun sequence:
- the LOC127646588 gene encoding protein transport protein Sec61 subunit alpha-like 1 translates to MGIKFLEVIKPFCAVLPEIQKPERKIQFREKVLWTAITLFIFLVCCQIPLFGIMSSDSADPFYWMRVILASNRGTLMELGISPIVTSGLIMQLLAGAKIIEVGDTPKDRALFNGAQKLFGMIITIGQAIVYVMTGMYGDPSEMGAGICLLIIIQLFVAGLIVLLLDELLQKGYGLGSGISLFIATNICETIVWKAFSPTTVNTGRGTEFEGAVIALFHLLATRTDKVRALREAFYRQNLPNLMNLIATVFVFAVVIYFQGFRVDLPIKSARYRGQYNTYPIKLFYTSNIPIILQSALVSNLYVISQMLSTRFSGNFLVNLLGTWSDSSSGGPARAYPVGGLCYYLSPPESFGSLLDDPVHAVIYIVFMLGSCAFFSKTWIEVSGSSAKDVAKQLKEQQMVMRGHRETSMVHELNRYIPTAAAFGGLCIGGLSVMADFLGAIGSGTGILLAVTIIYQYFEIFVKEQSEVGSMGALLF, encoded by the exons ATGGGGA TTAAGTTTTTGGAAGTTATAAAACCATTTTGTGCGGTTTTGCCggaaattcagaaaccagaaagaAAG ATCCAGTTTAGAGAAAAGGTGCTATGGACAGCCATCACATTGTTCATCTTTCTTGTTTGCTGTCAG ATCCCTCTGTTTGGGATCATGTCTTCAGACTCAGCAGATCCATTCTACTGGATGAGAGTCATCCTGGCCTCCAACAGAG gTACTCTAATGGAGTTGGGTATCTCTCCTATTGTGACCTCTGGTCTGATCATGCAGCTGCTGGCTGGAGCTAAAATCATTGAGGTCGGAGACACACCTAAAGACAGAGCACTCTTCAATGGAGCTCAGAAAC TGTTTGGTATGATTATCACCATTGGCCAGGCTATTGTGTACGTCATGACTGGAATGTATGGAGACCCTTCAGAAATGGGTGCTGGCATCTGTCTGTTAATCATCATTCAG TTGTTTGTGGCAGGTCTGATTGTGTTACTGCTGGATGAGTTGCTGCAGAAGGGTTACGGGTTGGGCTCTGGTATCTCTCTATTCATCGCCACCAACATCTGTGAGACAATTGTATGGAAGGCATTCAGCCCAACCACAGTCAACACAGGCAGAG GTACGGAGTTTGAAGGAGCCGTTATTGCTCTGTTTCACCTGTTGGCCACTCGTACAGATAAAGTGCGAGCTCTGAGAGAGGCCTTCTACAGGCAGAACTTGCCCAACCTCATGAACCTCATTGCTACAGTCTTTGTCTTTGCTGTGGTCATATACTTCCAG GGCTTCAGAGTTGATCTGCCCATCAAGTCTGCACGTTACCGTGGCCAGTACAACACATATCCCATCAAGCTGTTTTACACCTCAAACATTCCCATCATCCTGCAGTCTGCTCTGGTGTCCAACCTGTATGTCATCTCTCAAATGCTCTCCACTCGCTTCAGTGGGAATTTCCTGGTCAACCTGCTTGGAACTTGGTCT GATTCCTCATCTGGTGGCCCAGCCCGAGCCTACCCTGTAGGTGGACTGTGTTACTATCTATCCCCTCCAGAATCATTTGGTTCACTGCTTGATGACCCAGTCCATGCAGTTATCTACATCGTCTTCATGTTGGGATCCTGTGCCTTCTTTTCTAAGACCTGGATCGAAGTTTCTGGATCATCTGCCAAAGAT GTGGCAAAGCAGCTGAAAGAGCAGCAGATGGTGATGAGGGGACACAGAGAGACCTCCATGGTTCATGAACTTAACAG GTACATCCCCACTGCAGCTGCATTCGGTGGGCTGTGTATTGGAGGCCTTTCAGTTATGGCTGACTTTCTGGGTGCCATCGGCTCAGGAACAGGGATTCTATTGGCTGTTACCATCATCTACCAGTACTTTGAGATATTTGTAAAGGAACAGAGTGAAGTTGGTAGCATGGGAGCGCTACTCTTCTAA
- the si:dkey-197j19.5 gene encoding uncharacterized protein si:dkey-197j19.5 has protein sequence MPNSSVLGLLGDPTLEEEFRRLKKRDLTESYLFKMACGSSRPLKCRNTVISKQMVDKRNAITCRPLPRNFSVLPDTPASENRCASLHMFTHYPGKKPEEHPEWVSERKAFRQALDGMGDLRRWLHSKPILTDMEVFITQREGQAKMMSLSFPEKCNYPSPPDAAASPCALKHEVEEVKRYLRTFKLLACNLSKYLDWHGTGKIKRADLHVMFEKEGFLLQPERLDALMSSLNSMDGNSVTVVDLAAGIQAWSTKLKDREEQRTNSGMCWYGVKGVAKIG, from the exons ATGCCAAACAGTTCAGTATTGGGGTTATTAGGTGACCCGACATTGGAAGAGGAATTCAGGCGGTTAAAAAAGCGGGATTTGACAGAGTCGTACTTGTTTAAAATGGCATGTGGTTCGTCTCGACCACTGAAATGCAGGAATACTGTCATAAGTAAGCAGATGGTGGATAAAAGGAACGCCATAACTTGTCGTCCACTGCCTAGAAACTTTAGCGTTCTACCTGACACACCTGCATCAGAGAACAGATGCGCGTCGTTGCATATGTTCACACATTACCCTGGGAAGAAGCCCGAGGAACACCCGGAGTGGGTCAGCGAGCGAAAAGCATTTCGACAAGCGCTTGACGGGATGGGTGATCTGCGTAGATGGCTTCATAGCAAGCCGATTCTCACAGACATGGAGGTTTTTATCACGCAACGAGAGGGACAAGCTAAAATGATGTCATTGTCCTTTCCAGAAAAATGCAATTATCCTTCACCACCAGACGCTGCCGCT TCTCCTTGTGCCCTCAAACATGAAGTTGAAGAAGTGAAGAGGTATCTGCGCACCTTCAAGCTCCTTGCCTGCAATCTCTCCAAATACTTGGACTGGCATGGGACTGGCAAAATAAAGCGTGCAGACCTCCATGTGATGTTTGAGAAG GAGGGCTTCTTACTACAACCTGAGCGGCTGGATGCACTGATGTCCTCCTTAAATAGTATGGATGGGAACTCAGTAACTGTGGTAGACCTGGCTGCTGGTATACAGGCTTGGAGTACAAAGCTGAAGGACAGGGAAGAACAAAGAACAAATTCAGGCATGTGTTGGTATGGAGTAAAAGGAGTGGCCAAAATTGGTTAG